From the Lolium rigidum isolate FL_2022 chromosome 2, APGP_CSIRO_Lrig_0.1, whole genome shotgun sequence genome, one window contains:
- the LOC124691045 gene encoding putative F-box protein PP2-B12, protein MESVAAAAAIYRLPEECVAHAIAMTTPGDACSSSAVSPAFRAAADSDAVWDRFLPRDHAAVLARADDGGHRECSKKELFTRLCNQPVLLDGATMSFGLDRRSGAKCWMLSARALSIVCGDDPSCWTWTADLPGSRFPEVAELVDVCWLEITGKLQLSSLSPRITYVAYLVFSINDDSYGLECHIGMLPPKATVTVVVSSNTKPTSTSTEHTLCLQHMQGEEEMTMHRRRQEYVRPWKNYGRKVTREADMDIRCPRRRGDGWKEVELGEFTVAGDEGVVEVSFKEVECRRWKRGLIVQGIEIRPKHAN, encoded by the exons ATGGagagcgtggcggcagcggcggcgatctACCGGCTGCCGGAGGAGTGCGTTGCTCACGCGATCGCCATGACGACGCCCGGGGACGCGTGCAGCTCCTCGGCCGTGTCGCCGGCGTTCAGGGCCGCGGCCGACTCCGACGCCGTCTGGGACCGCTTCCTGCCGCGCGACCACGCCGCCGTGCTCGCCCGCGCCGACGACGGCGGCCACCGCGAGTGCTCCAAGAAGgagctcttcacgcggctctgcaacCAGCCCGTCCTCCTCGACGGCGCCACCATG AGCTTCGGACTGGACAGACGCAGCGGCGCGAAATGCTGGATGCTGTCGGCACGGGCGCTGAGCATCGTGTGCGGAGACGACCCATCGTGCTGGACATGGACTGCCGACCTCCCCGGATCAAG GTTTCCTGAGGTCGCTGAGCTGGTCGACGTGTGCTGGCTTGAGATCACCGGGAAGCTGCAACTCTCGTCGCTCTCTCCCCGGATCACTTATGTTGCCTACCTCGTATTCTCCATCAATGATGACTCATACGGTCTCGAGTGCCACATTGGCATGCTGCCTCCCAAGGCCACGGTCACCGTCGTCGTCTCTAGTAACACCAAGCCGACATCGACATCGACGGAGCATACCCTTTGCCTACAACATATGCAGGGGGAGGAGGAGAtgacgatgcaccggcggaggcagGAGTACGTGCGGCCATGGAAGAATTACGGGCGAAAGGTGACGAGAGAGGCCGACATGGACATCAGGTGCCCCCGCCGGAGAGGAGACGGGTGGAAGGAGGTTGAGCTAGGCGAGTTCACCGTGGCCGGTGATGAGGGCGTGGTCGAGGTGAGCTTCAAGGAGGTGGAGTGCCGGCGGTGGAAGAGAGGGCTCATCGTGCAGGGCATCGAGATAAGGCCCAAGCATGCTAACTAG
- the LOC124693550 gene encoding translation initiation factor eIF-2B subunit epsilon-like has product MSQKKSRGGASAGDDADELSRSPLQAVLLADSFTLKFRPITLERPKVLLPLVNVPMIDYTLSWLETSGVEEVFVFCCAHAQQVKEHLQDAGWTGKPAAREMAVRTVESHDAISAGDALRVMYGRGVINGDFILISGDTISNMSLKDALQEHKDRRKKDPLAVMTMIIKQSKPSVLTQQTRLGNDEIVMAIAPETKELLYYEDRADASHLCVTIDKDILASNPTLQLHNNMEDCYIDICSPEVLSLFTDNFDYQHLRRHFVKGLLVDDIMGYKIYTHEIHSSYAARVDNFRSYDTVSKDIIQRWTYPMVPDVLSFGNCHEMKLHRQGIYKAADVTLSHSAHIGANSVIGNGTNIGEQCKVSNSVIGEGCSIGKNVLIHGSYIWDNVIIEDGCKVSNSLVCDDVHLRAGAVVEPGCILSFKIKVGKNVVVPAYSKVSLLEKPSNEDSDEELEYADTNSAVTDSPPFSSMRNNADHPTVESEDEDLGASETGTSGVLGYIWASGDTGTQEEWRQSIAPIPKEKLQELQHAIAVDDADGSEEDLNNRLREADHDNDSEISVVEDDDYTKFEKEVEETFQRALDGVHQDNLILEINALRLSYSLQHADCAGAVFYSIMRSALVAAQSTTESLLKATADALTKWRDLLRNYTKTVDEEMEILLKFEEMCQDITKEFSALFSKILPYLYDKELVSEDAILRWAEEKANADESDKVFVKQSDAFIQWLKEAEEEEDEDEEE; this is encoded by the exons ATGTCCCAGAAGAAGTCGCGCGGCGGGGCCTCCGCCGGAGACGACGCCGACGAGCTCTCGCGCTCGCCCCTCCAGGCCGTGCTCCTCGCCGACAGCTTCACGCTCAAGTTCCGCCCCATCACCCTCGAGCGCCCCAAG GTGCTGCTGCCGCTGGTGAACGTGCCGATGATCGACTACACGCTGTCGTGGCTGGAGACCTCGGGCGTGGAGGAGGTCTTCGTCTTCTGCTGCGCGCACGCGCAGCAGGTCAAGGAGCACCTGCAGGACGCCGGCTGGACCGGGAAGCCCGCGGCCCGCGAGATGGCCGTCAGAACCGTTGAGTCGCACGACGCCATCAGCGCAGGCGACGCGCTCCGCGTCATGTACGGCCGCGGCGTT ATAAATGGGGATTTTATCCTCATCAGTGGTGATACAATCAGCAACATGAGCTTGAAAGATGCTCTCCAGGAGCACAAGGACAGAAGGAAAAAGGACCCGCTTGCTGTTATGACTATGATTATAAAGCAGTCAAAACCTTCAGTACTGACGCAGCAGACACGTCTGGGGAATGATGAAATTGTTATGGCTATAGCTCCTGAGACCAAGGAGCTACTTTATTACGAGGATAGAGCTGATGCCTCACACCTGTGCGTGACAATTGATAAAGATATACTGGCCAGTAATCCTACTCTCCAGTTGCATAATAACATGGAG GATTGCTATATTGATATCTGCTCGCCGGAAGTCCTTAGTCTTTTTACCGACAACTTTGACTATCAACATCTCCGGCGTCATTTTGTGAAGGGTTTACTAGTTGACGAT ATTATGGGGTACAAAATTTATACTCATGAAATACACTCCAGCTATGCCGCAAGAGTAGATAATTTCAGGAGCTATGATACAGTGAGTAAAGATATAATACAAAGATGGACATACCCTATGGTGCCTGATGTGTTATCCTTTGGTAACTGCCATGAAATGAAACTACATCGGCAAGGAATTTACAAGGCAGCAG ATGTAACATTGTCGCATTCTGCACATATTGGTGCGAATTCTGTTATTGGCAATGGTACAAATATCGGGGAGCAGTGCAAGGTATCAAATTCAGTCATTGGGGAAGGTTGCAGTATTGGGAAAAACGTTCTTATTCACGGGTCCTATATATGGGATAATGTCATAATTGAAGATGGATGCAAAGTGAGTAACTCCTTAGTCTGCGATGACGTTCATTTAAGGGCAGGTGCTGTTGTTGAGCCTGGCTGCATATTGTCATTTAAG ATTAAAGTTGGAAAGAATGTTGTTGTTCCCGCCTATTCAAAAGTTTCACTACTTGAAAAGCCTTCAAATGAAGATAGTGATGAGGAACTTGAGTATGCTGATACCAATTCTGCAGTTACAGATAGTCCAC CCTTTTCCAGCATGAGGAATAATGCCGACCACCCTACTGTCGAATCTGAAGATGAAGACTTGGGGGCATCTGAG ACTGGTACCTCTGGTGTCCTTGGTTACATATGGGCAAGTGGTGATACTGGAACTCAGGAGGAGTGGAGACAATCAATTGCTCCAATTCCTAAAGAAAAACTTCAAGAGTTGCAGCATGCTATTGCTGTTGATGACGCCGATGGATCAGAAGAAGACTTGAACAACCGTCTACGTGAAGCAGACCATGACAATGATTCCGAGATTAGTGTGGTTGAGGATGATGATTATACTAAGTTTGAGAAAGAG GTCGAAGAGACATTCCAACGAGCACTTGATGGGGTTCATCAAGACAACTTGATACTAGAAATTAATGCGCTCAG GTTGTCTTATAGCCTTCAGCATGCAGATTGTGCTGGAGCAGTTTTTTATTCGATCATGAGGAGTGCACTAGTGGCTGCACAATCTACTACTG AGAGTCTTCTAAAGGCAACTGCAGATGCGCTTACCAAGTGGAGGGACCTTTTACGCAATTACACCAAGACGGTTGATGAGGAG ATGGAAATACTTTTGAAGTTTGAGGAAATGTGTCAAGATATCACAAAAGAATTCTCTGCACTTTTTTCAAAG ATATTGCCTTATCTCTATGATAAGGAGCTAGTTAGCGAAGATGCAATTTTGAGATGGGCGGAAGAAAAAGCGAATGCCGATGAGTCTGATAAAGTTTTCGTTAAACAGTCTGATGCTTTTATTCAG TGGCTTAAGGAagctgaagaagaggaggatgaagatgaagaagagtag